A region from the Marinitoga sp. 38H-ov genome encodes:
- a CDS encoding biotin transporter BioY, which yields MKNKVSLLGLFTAFLIVTSWIKIPTPFGVPFTLQVFGVILTIYFLKKDAWKAILIYVLLGALGLPVFAGFSGGISVIFGPTGGYIIGFLLATLVAFLPFENIINGFLAILIIYIFGVSGLMINLDLSLIKAIKIGFLPFVLFDSLKVILGYYTYKLTQKYEFNILKN from the coding sequence TTGTTACATCATGGATTAAAATTCCAACACCTTTTGGAGTACCTTTTACTCTTCAAGTTTTCGGAGTTATATTGACGATATATTTCCTAAAAAAAGATGCTTGGAAGGCTATATTAATTTATGTATTATTAGGAGCTTTGGGATTGCCTGTTTTTGCAGGATTTTCCGGAGGTATTTCTGTAATTTTTGGTCCAACTGGAGGATATATAATAGGATTTTTATTAGCTACATTAGTTGCATTTTTGCCTTTTGAAAATATTATTAATGGATTTTTGGCTATTTTAATTATATATATATTTGGTGTTTCGGGATTAATGATTAATCTTGATCTATCTTTAATAAAAGCAATTAAAATAGGATTTTTACCATTTGTACTATTTGATTCATTAAAAGTAATACTTGGATATTATACATATAAACTTACCCAAAAATATGAGTTTAATATACTAAAAAACTAG
- a CDS encoding ThiF family adenylyltransferase produces MWFYLIDTIFFDRQIKCIGLENTKKLINYTVYTKNPLANKILKNCGVNINKNGKIKDIKLYKNIKLVDNFQGEQNIPEDLAGALIAQLVISEYLFGVNSIKIPIPLNKKIKIKKCAVVGAGGLGNPVSYVLNKNKVSFIVIDDDIVDHTNLARQFLFNKNDIGKYKSKTLEKKLRYCIKSIVTKIDEKNIDILDDYDNIFICVDDIDSRYLITDYALRKGKNVINAGVEGQTGIIFKNFDLEKYILRNNYSNTINGITPPIVALTGILQAYAVNINKSIIHMDFYTGRGFFI; encoded by the coding sequence ATGTGGTTTTATCTGATTGATACTATTTTTTTTGATCGACAAATAAAATGTATTGGTTTAGAAAATACAAAAAAATTAATTAATTATACTGTATATACCAAAAACCCTTTAGCAAATAAAATTTTAAAAAATTGTGGCGTAAATATTAATAAAAACGGGAAAATAAAAGATATTAAATTATATAAAAACATTAAATTAGTTGATAATTTTCAAGGAGAACAAAATATACCTGAAGATTTAGCAGGAGCATTAATTGCTCAATTAGTTATTTCAGAATATCTATTTGGAGTAAATTCAATAAAAATACCTATTCCTTTAAATAAAAAAATAAAAATAAAAAAATGTGCTGTTGTTGGAGCTGGAGGTTTAGGTAATCCTGTTTCGTATGTTCTTAATAAAAATAAAGTATCTTTTATTGTAATTGATGATGATATTGTAGACCATACTAACTTAGCAAGACAGTTTTTATTTAATAAAAATGATATTGGAAAATATAAATCTAAGACTTTAGAAAAAAAATTAAGATATTGCATAAAAAGCATAGTTACTAAAATAGATGAAAAAAATATTGATATTTTAGATGATTACGATAATATTTTTATTTGTGTAGATGATATTGATAGTAGATATTTAATAACAGATTATGCTTTAAGAAAAGGAAAAAACGTTATCAATGCTGGTGTTGAAGGCCAAACTGGTATTATATTTAAAAATTTTGATTTAGAAAAATATATTTTAAGAAATAATTATTCAAATACTATTAATGGTATCACTCCGCCAATAGTTGCTTTAACAGGAATTTTACAAGCATATGCCGTAAACATAAATAAATCCATAATACATATGGATTTTTATACAGGAAGAGGATTTTTTATTTGA